The Pleuronectes platessa chromosome 13, fPlePla1.1, whole genome shotgun sequence genome includes a window with the following:
- the cc2d1b gene encoding coiled-coil and C2 domain-containing protein 1B isoform X2 has protein sequence MFAKKKKAAQPRGQGAAAARQMGLFIDLDPEEMMGLEENLDDSDLEAELASITGEKAAVRGRAKQKGKTPLPMDDIARMADECMRDVDDDDDDDMEDDEDLLAELQEVVGEGEAEDVATISSSSSTTAELSEAATRESAPGQQEVKMSLAPGGLERHLEERICMYKTASQNAKIAGETSKVRRFDRGLKTLETMLAALKRGRPVDEAEIPPPVATGAQRDAPRPAVPARPAPPVPSSPESPDQPEESDATTPPPAAPEVVTPTSDEEQSSSATPSHLSSAPSPEEHTEEPALVPQTGQTAAAAATKALLLERQNEFKMAALRAKKQGDVEQAKLYFRTGKRFDPVIEALEKGQEIDLSGLPPSPGQGSGGNSAPVKEQTSGPNTQVTQPVAAPPAAAAPSVPAPPKDVLEALEQRRAKYVEASAQAKASGDDRKARMHDRIAKQYQSAIRTHKAGKPVDFEELPVPPGFPPIPGQRASAAEQRFVAALEVASKIVDGDPAEAPEEDEDEEKQEESKSAVPEETKKPTLDVPTAGQGRKRTPSASPDRSAAREGISPTGVQQLEFLEGRKKQYLKAALIAKQKNDLEQAKSFLRTAKSFEPMIEAARGGKSVDISTVPSPPGDEDEDFILVHHSDVQGSEKADQVYTQLAKILKEQQEKCMTHSKQFTHLGNISETTKFEKMADSCKKSLEVLKLAQSRGLPPPKHHFEQRSFHTARIFPELSSTDMVVVIVKGMNLPAPSGIQTNDLDAYVKFDFPYPSSEQPQKHKTSVIKNTNSPAYNQSFTLTINRNHRGFKRVLTSKGFKLELLHKGGFLRSDKPIGTALVKLDKLESQSEIREIVEVMDGRKHTGGRVEVKIRLREPLSGQDMQTSTERWLVIDKSQVLV, from the exons atgtttgcaaagaagaagaaagcagcTCAGCCCAGAGGCCAGGGCGCTGCTGCAGCCAGACAG ATGGGTCTGTTTATAGACCTGGACCCTGAGGAGATGATGGGTCTGGAGGAGAATCTGGACGACTCAGACTTGGAGGCTGAACTCGCGTCTATCACTGGAGAAAAAGCCGCTGTCAGAGGGAGAGCCAAGCAGAAGGGCAAGA CCCCTCTGCCCATGGACGACATCGCTAGGATGGCCGATGAGTGCATGAGAGATGTGGAtgacgatgacgatgatgacATGGAAGATGACGAAGATCTGTTG GCGGAGCTACAGGAAGTGGTGGGTGAGGGGGAAGCTGAGGATGTAGCAACtatttcctcctcatcttctacCACCGCTGAACTCTCTGAAGCTGCAACACGAGAGTCGGCACCAGGGCAG caggaagTAAAGATGTCATTGGCCCCCGGTGGCCTCGAGCGCCACCTAGAGGAGAGGATATGCATGTACAAGACGGCCTCACAAAACGCCAAGATCGCAGGAGAGACCTCGAAAGTGCGGAGGTTCGATCGCGGTCTGAAG ACTCTGGAGACGATGCTGGCTGCGTTGAAAAGGGGGCGGCCTGTGGACGAGGCAGAGATCCCTCCCCCTGTCGCCACTGGAGCCCAGAGGGACGCCCCTCGTCCCGCTGTTCCTGCACGACCTGCACCCCCTGTACCATCGAGTCCCGAATCTCCAGATCAGCCGGAGGAGTCGGACGCCACAACGCCACCGCCTGCTGCACCAGAGGTCGTCACGCCCACCAGTGatgaggagcagtcgtcctccgCCACCCCGTCCCATCTGAGCAGCGCCCCGTCTCCAGAGGAGCACACGGAGGAACCTGCTCTGGTGCCACAAACTGGTCAGACAGCTG CGGCCGCGGCGACCAAGGCGCTGCTACTGGAGAGGCAGAACGAATTCAAGATGGCCGCTCTAAGAGCCAAGAAGCAGGGAGACGTGGAGCAAGCGAAACTTTACTTCAGGACCGGCAAG AGGTTCGATCCAGTGATTGAGGCGTTGGAGAAAGGACAAGAAATCGACCTGAgcggcctccctccctctccaggACAGG GTTCAGGAGGAAACTCTGCTCCAGTGAAGGAACAGACCTCAGGTCCAAACACACAGGTCACCCAACCAGTGGCTGCACCTCCAG CCGCTGCAGCCCCGTCCGTCCCTGCGCCTCCCAAAGACGTGCTGGAGGCTCTGGAGCAGAGACGAGCCAAGTACGTGGAGGCGTCGGCTCAGGCTAAAGCCAGTGGAGACGACCGCAAGGCCCGAATGCACGACCGCATCGCCAAG CAATACCAGAGCGCCATCCGAACTCACAAAGCAGGAAAACCAGTGGACTTTGAAGAGCTGCCGGTTCCCCCTG gattTCCTCCAATCCCAGGCCAGAGAGCGTCGGCAGCTGAGCAGAGATTTGTCGCTGCTCTGGAGGTGGCCAGTAAGATCGTTGATGGAGATCCAGCTGAAGCTccagaggaagacgaggatgaggagaaaCAAGAAGAG TCGAAGTCGGCTGTTCCAGAAGAGACAAAGAAACCAACGTTAGACGTCCCCACCGCGGGTCAGGGACGGAAGAGGactccttcagcttctcctgACAGATCCGCTGCAAGAGAAGGAATCTCCCCAACAG GGGTTCAGCAGCTGGAGTTCCTGGAGGGTCGGAAGAAGCAGTACCTGAAGGCCGCTCTGATTGCGAAGCAGAAGAACGACCTGGAGCAGGCCAAGAGTTTCCTCCGCACCGCCAAGAGCTTTGAGCCCATGATCGAGGCAGCACGCGGCGGGAAATCTGTGGACATCAGCACG GTGCCGTCGCCCCCTGGTGATGAAGACGAAGACTTCATCCTGGTGCATCACAGCGACGTTCAGGGCTCAGAGAAAGCCGATCAGGTTTACACTCAACTGGCCAAGATCCTCAAAGAGCAGCAAGAG AAATGTATGACTCACTCCAAACAGTTCACACACCTGGGGAACATCTCCGAAACCACAAA GTTTGAGAAGATGGCGGACAGTTGTAAGAAGAGCCTGGAGGTCCTGAAGCTGGCTCAGTCACGGGGGCTGCCTCCTCCTAAGCATCACTTTGAGCAGAGGTCGTTTCACACGGCCAG GATATTTCCCGAGCTGAGCAGCACTGACATGGTTGTCGTCATCGTGAAAGGGATGAATCTTCCAGCACCGAGTG GAATCCAAACCAACGACCTGGACGCTTATGTGAAGTTTGACTTCCCGTACCCGAGCAGC GAGCAGCCgcagaaacacaaaacatccGTCATCAAGAACACAAACTCTCCAG CTTACAACCAGAGCTTCACGCTGACAATCAATCGCAACCACCGCGGCTTCAAGAGGGTGTTGACGTCCAAAGGCTTCAAACTGGAACTGCTGCACAAAgg AGGTTTCCTCCGGAGCGACAAGCCGATTGGGACGGCCCTCGTGAAGCTGGACAAGCTGGAGTCCCAGAGCGAAATCAGGGAAATCGTAGAG GTGATGGACGGTCGTAAACACACAGGAGGTCGTGTGGAGGTGAAGATCCGCCTGCGGGAGCCTCTGAGCGGGCAGGACATGCAGACGAGCACCGAGCGCTGGCTGGTGATCGACAAGTCCCAG gTTCTCGTTTAG
- the cc2d1b gene encoding coiled-coil and C2 domain-containing protein 1B isoform X1: MFAKKKKAAQPRGQGAAAARQMGLFIDLDPEEMMGLEENLDDSDLEAELASITGEKAAVRGRAKQKGKTPLPMDDIARMADECMRDVDDDDDDDMEDDEDLLAELQEVVGEGEAEDVATISSSSSTTAELSEAATRESAPGQQQEVKMSLAPGGLERHLEERICMYKTASQNAKIAGETSKVRRFDRGLKTLETMLAALKRGRPVDEAEIPPPVATGAQRDAPRPAVPARPAPPVPSSPESPDQPEESDATTPPPAAPEVVTPTSDEEQSSSATPSHLSSAPSPEEHTEEPALVPQTGQTAAAAATKALLLERQNEFKMAALRAKKQGDVEQAKLYFRTGKRFDPVIEALEKGQEIDLSGLPPSPGQGSGGNSAPVKEQTSGPNTQVTQPVAAPPAAAAPSVPAPPKDVLEALEQRRAKYVEASAQAKASGDDRKARMHDRIAKQYQSAIRTHKAGKPVDFEELPVPPGFPPIPGQRASAAEQRFVAALEVASKIVDGDPAEAPEEDEDEEKQEESKSAVPEETKKPTLDVPTAGQGRKRTPSASPDRSAAREGISPTGVQQLEFLEGRKKQYLKAALIAKQKNDLEQAKSFLRTAKSFEPMIEAARGGKSVDISTVPSPPGDEDEDFILVHHSDVQGSEKADQVYTQLAKILKEQQEKCMTHSKQFTHLGNISETTKFEKMADSCKKSLEVLKLAQSRGLPPPKHHFEQRSFHTARIFPELSSTDMVVVIVKGMNLPAPSGIQTNDLDAYVKFDFPYPSSEQPQKHKTSVIKNTNSPAYNQSFTLTINRNHRGFKRVLTSKGFKLELLHKGGFLRSDKPIGTALVKLDKLESQSEIREIVEVMDGRKHTGGRVEVKIRLREPLSGQDMQTSTERWLVIDKSQVLV; encoded by the exons atgtttgcaaagaagaagaaagcagcTCAGCCCAGAGGCCAGGGCGCTGCTGCAGCCAGACAG ATGGGTCTGTTTATAGACCTGGACCCTGAGGAGATGATGGGTCTGGAGGAGAATCTGGACGACTCAGACTTGGAGGCTGAACTCGCGTCTATCACTGGAGAAAAAGCCGCTGTCAGAGGGAGAGCCAAGCAGAAGGGCAAGA CCCCTCTGCCCATGGACGACATCGCTAGGATGGCCGATGAGTGCATGAGAGATGTGGAtgacgatgacgatgatgacATGGAAGATGACGAAGATCTGTTG GCGGAGCTACAGGAAGTGGTGGGTGAGGGGGAAGCTGAGGATGTAGCAACtatttcctcctcatcttctacCACCGCTGAACTCTCTGAAGCTGCAACACGAGAGTCGGCACCAGGGCAG cagcaggaagTAAAGATGTCATTGGCCCCCGGTGGCCTCGAGCGCCACCTAGAGGAGAGGATATGCATGTACAAGACGGCCTCACAAAACGCCAAGATCGCAGGAGAGACCTCGAAAGTGCGGAGGTTCGATCGCGGTCTGAAG ACTCTGGAGACGATGCTGGCTGCGTTGAAAAGGGGGCGGCCTGTGGACGAGGCAGAGATCCCTCCCCCTGTCGCCACTGGAGCCCAGAGGGACGCCCCTCGTCCCGCTGTTCCTGCACGACCTGCACCCCCTGTACCATCGAGTCCCGAATCTCCAGATCAGCCGGAGGAGTCGGACGCCACAACGCCACCGCCTGCTGCACCAGAGGTCGTCACGCCCACCAGTGatgaggagcagtcgtcctccgCCACCCCGTCCCATCTGAGCAGCGCCCCGTCTCCAGAGGAGCACACGGAGGAACCTGCTCTGGTGCCACAAACTGGTCAGACAGCTG CGGCCGCGGCGACCAAGGCGCTGCTACTGGAGAGGCAGAACGAATTCAAGATGGCCGCTCTAAGAGCCAAGAAGCAGGGAGACGTGGAGCAAGCGAAACTTTACTTCAGGACCGGCAAG AGGTTCGATCCAGTGATTGAGGCGTTGGAGAAAGGACAAGAAATCGACCTGAgcggcctccctccctctccaggACAGG GTTCAGGAGGAAACTCTGCTCCAGTGAAGGAACAGACCTCAGGTCCAAACACACAGGTCACCCAACCAGTGGCTGCACCTCCAG CCGCTGCAGCCCCGTCCGTCCCTGCGCCTCCCAAAGACGTGCTGGAGGCTCTGGAGCAGAGACGAGCCAAGTACGTGGAGGCGTCGGCTCAGGCTAAAGCCAGTGGAGACGACCGCAAGGCCCGAATGCACGACCGCATCGCCAAG CAATACCAGAGCGCCATCCGAACTCACAAAGCAGGAAAACCAGTGGACTTTGAAGAGCTGCCGGTTCCCCCTG gattTCCTCCAATCCCAGGCCAGAGAGCGTCGGCAGCTGAGCAGAGATTTGTCGCTGCTCTGGAGGTGGCCAGTAAGATCGTTGATGGAGATCCAGCTGAAGCTccagaggaagacgaggatgaggagaaaCAAGAAGAG TCGAAGTCGGCTGTTCCAGAAGAGACAAAGAAACCAACGTTAGACGTCCCCACCGCGGGTCAGGGACGGAAGAGGactccttcagcttctcctgACAGATCCGCTGCAAGAGAAGGAATCTCCCCAACAG GGGTTCAGCAGCTGGAGTTCCTGGAGGGTCGGAAGAAGCAGTACCTGAAGGCCGCTCTGATTGCGAAGCAGAAGAACGACCTGGAGCAGGCCAAGAGTTTCCTCCGCACCGCCAAGAGCTTTGAGCCCATGATCGAGGCAGCACGCGGCGGGAAATCTGTGGACATCAGCACG GTGCCGTCGCCCCCTGGTGATGAAGACGAAGACTTCATCCTGGTGCATCACAGCGACGTTCAGGGCTCAGAGAAAGCCGATCAGGTTTACACTCAACTGGCCAAGATCCTCAAAGAGCAGCAAGAG AAATGTATGACTCACTCCAAACAGTTCACACACCTGGGGAACATCTCCGAAACCACAAA GTTTGAGAAGATGGCGGACAGTTGTAAGAAGAGCCTGGAGGTCCTGAAGCTGGCTCAGTCACGGGGGCTGCCTCCTCCTAAGCATCACTTTGAGCAGAGGTCGTTTCACACGGCCAG GATATTTCCCGAGCTGAGCAGCACTGACATGGTTGTCGTCATCGTGAAAGGGATGAATCTTCCAGCACCGAGTG GAATCCAAACCAACGACCTGGACGCTTATGTGAAGTTTGACTTCCCGTACCCGAGCAGC GAGCAGCCgcagaaacacaaaacatccGTCATCAAGAACACAAACTCTCCAG CTTACAACCAGAGCTTCACGCTGACAATCAATCGCAACCACCGCGGCTTCAAGAGGGTGTTGACGTCCAAAGGCTTCAAACTGGAACTGCTGCACAAAgg AGGTTTCCTCCGGAGCGACAAGCCGATTGGGACGGCCCTCGTGAAGCTGGACAAGCTGGAGTCCCAGAGCGAAATCAGGGAAATCGTAGAG GTGATGGACGGTCGTAAACACACAGGAGGTCGTGTGGAGGTGAAGATCCGCCTGCGGGAGCCTCTGAGCGGGCAGGACATGCAGACGAGCACCGAGCGCTGGCTGGTGATCGACAAGTCCCAG gTTCTCGTTTAG
- the pak1ip1 gene encoding p21-activated protein kinase-interacting protein 1-like, which translates to MAAVLELIVGSYEQVVLGYRVATDDEEWTAEANFTHHAHTASISALAASERFVVTGSKDETIQLYDMKKKTEHGALLHHDGSITCLEFYGTSHLLSGGEDGLLCVWGTKKWDCLKSIHAHKGQVTSLSVHPSGKLALTVGTDKTLRTWNLTNGRSAFIKNIKQTTHIVRWSPDGDKYVVVVDDEVNIYDLETASVTGTITNPKRISSVKFLNNSLLAVAGDDEIVRLCELEKLKCVCEFKAHETRVKAVDSFMMEDYCVLVTASNDGLIKMWKLHLKEELEPPTLLVEVNTSARLTCLAVWKPSSVQPPAEEPATASSTSEELARELSKTKRVRIATEVVVLEDESKPRKKKKKDVGK; encoded by the exons ATGGCAGCGGTGCTGGAGCTCATCGTCGGGAGCTACGAGCAGGTCGTCCTCGGTTACCGGGTGGCAACCGACGACGAG GAGTGGACGGCCGAGGCAAACTTCACACATCACGCCCACACCGCGTCCATATCGGCTCTGGCGGCCAGCGAGCGGTTCGTCGTGACGGGAAGCAAGGATGAGACCATCCAGCTGTAcgacatgaagaagaagacggaGCACGGTGCCCTGCTGCATCACGACG GCTCCATCACCTGCCTGGAGTTCTACGGGACGTCCCATCTgctgagcggaggagaggatggactcctgtgtgtgtggggcacgAAGAAGTGGGACTGTCTCAAGTCCATCCACGCTCACAA AGGTCAGGTGACATCGCTGTCCGTCCATCCGTCTGGGAAACTCGCACTGACAGTCGGGACCGATAAGACACTCAG AACCTGGAATCTGACAAATGGAAGATCAGCCTTCatcaaaaacataaaacaga CTACACACATTGTCAGGTGGTCTCCAGATGGAGATAAATATGTGGTGGTGGTAGATGATGAGGTGAACATCTACGACCTAGAGACGGCGTCTGTGACGGGAACAATCACGAACCCCAAAAGAATCTCGTCTGTTAAGTTCTTAAAT aactCCCTCCTGGCCGTCGCAGGAGATGATGAGATTGTGAGGTTGTGTGAAttggaaaaactgaaatgcgTTTGTGAGTTCAAGGCTCATGAAACCAG GGTGAAAGCAGTGGACAGTTTTATGATGGAGGATTACTGCGTGTTGGTGACGGCTTCCAATGACGGATTGATCAAGATGTGGAAGCTCCACCTTAAAGAG GAGCTGGAACCTCCCACGCTCCTCGTGGAAGTGAACACCTCGGCCCGGCTGACGTGCCTCGCCGTGTGGAAACCTTCATCGGTGCAGCCGCCCGCTGAGGAACCAGCAACTGCGTCGTCGACATCTGAAG AACTCGCTCGAGAGCTTTCAAAGACCAAGAGAGTTCGAATTGCGACGGAAGTAGTCGTTCTGGAAGACGAAAGCAAAcccagaaagaagaagaaaaaggacgTTGGAAAATGA